One window of the Osmia bicornis bicornis unplaced genomic scaffold, iOsmBic2.1, whole genome shotgun sequence genome contains the following:
- the LOC123989001 gene encoding uncharacterized protein LOC123989001, whose amino-acid sequence MSTEPLAVTVQAHVLTKVTTCLPSEPPSQPTQPSHLEKLNLADPQFLVSRPVDIILGADAYGQVIKPNIIRNMSSPLIAQLSIFDEQECEDHFKTTHSRDSAGRYIVRLPLKIHPRALGNSYQTAHSCLQRTLRRFSKDAQYNQLYTKFMLEYEQLGHMLGSTTTALRVVFNGSSPTSSGYSLNDLLHTGPNLMLNIADLLIWIRRYKHLFATDVTKMYRQIKVHPDDWSLQQILWLDDTQKETQYQLTTVTYGTKAAPYLAVRTLLQLADDEGSKYPLAVEPIKNGRYVDDIFGGADTAEHLQDVANQLTQLCQAGGFPLAKWHSTSKSLLEDLAPEQTNAAISFDDCATKILGIKWIPHQDTLNFSTISATQRTQFTKRLILSEVAQLFDPLGFVAPVIIRAKILIQELWLQELSWDDILPLHITQRWLCIREDLTSLAKLSIPRWFNTTTTSTVELHGFADASVLAMAAVVYLVVHAPSTGTQASLVCSKTRVTPLKRLTIPRLLRITALCLKFVDKLFKRKDALPTHSISAADMERARIYWIQATQSAFFKDELAAFAKGTTLPTTHPFTRLTAYLDHQGIARLFIWKLSPITQPTRSSQYIADSQQEEELQPLSTQIAVPTSKEQTHN is encoded by the exons ATGTCCACGga ACCACTCGCAGTCACCGTTCAAGCACACGTGCTTACAAAGGTGACCACTTGCTTGCCATCAGAACCACCATCTCAGCCAACGCAGCCATCGCACTTGGAGAAATTGAACCTCGCAGATCCTCAATTTCTCGTCTCAAGACCGGTGGACATCATTCTCGGAGCGGACGCATacgggcaagtcatcaagccaaatatTATTCGGAACATGTCATcaccgttgatcgctcaactCTCGATTTTCG acgagcaagagtgcgaagatcatttCAAGACCACGCATTCAAGAGACTCCGCTGGAAGATACATTGTGCGATTGCCGCTCAAAATTCATCCTCGAGCACTTGGCAATTCTTATCAGACCGCGCACAGTTGCCTTCAACGGACTCTCAGACGATTCAGCAAGGACGCCCAGTACAATcagctgtacaccaagttcatgctcGAGTATGAGCAACTTGGTCATatg TTGGGCAGCACCACCACCGCATTGCGTGTGGTTTTCAATGGCTCCAGTCCAACTTCATCAGGATACTCGCTGAACGATCTTCTACATACTGGTCCAAATCTGATGCTGAatatcgcagatcttctcattTGGATACGAAGATacaaacatctgtttgcaactGACGTCACGAAGATGTACCGACAAATTAAGGTGCATCCAGATGACTGGAGCTTGCAGCAGATACTCTGGCTTGATGACACGCAGAAAGAAACgcagtaccagctgaccacggtcacgtacGGAACGAAAGCTGCACCGTACTTGGCTGTCCGAACACTCTTGCAACTCGCTGATGACGAAGGGTCGAAATATCCCCTTGCCGTGGAACCCATCAAAAATGGCAGGTATGTCGATGACATTTTTGGTGGCGCAGACACCGCAGAACATCTACAGGACGTTGCAAATCAGCTAACGCAGTTGTGTCAAGCGGGTggatttccactcgcaaaatggcattCCACAAGCAAATCGTTGCTAGAAGACCTCGCGCCAGAACAGACCAACGCAGCAATTTCATTCGACGACTGCGCAACCAAAATTCTCGGAATCAAATGGATTCCACATCAGGACACGCTCAACTTTTCGACCATATCAGCCACGCAGCGCACGCAATTTACAAAACGCCTCATTCTCTCCGAAGTAGCTCAACTCTTTGATCCactcggttttgttgcacctgtaattatcagagctaaaattcttattcaagAGCTTTGGTTACAGGAACTCAGTTGGGACGACATTCTGCCACTTCACATCACTCAACGATGGTTATGCATCAGGGAAGATTTAaccagcttggccaagctttCCATCCCTCGATGGTTCAACACCACGACCACGTCTACAGTTGAACTTCATGGCTTCGCTGATGCATCAGTCCTCGCGATGGCAGCCGTCGTCTATCTCGTCGTACACGCACCGTCCACGGGTACCCAAGCTTCTCTCGtctgctcgaaaacgcgagtgacaccactcaaaCGTCTAACCATCCCGAG ACTACTCAGAATCACCGCTCTTtgcctcaaattcgtggacaagctgttcAAACGAAAGGACGCTTTGCCCACGCATTCTATCTCAgcagctgatatggaaagggccagaatctactggattcaggccacgcaGTCCGCATTCTTCAAAGACGAACTCGCTGCATTCGCCAAGGGAACAACGCTTCCAACCACTCATCCATTCACGAGGCTCACCGCGTACCTCGACCATCAGGGAATCGCCAGG CTGTTCATCTGGAAGTTGTCACCGATTACTCAGCCGACGCGTTCATCGCAGTATATCGCAGATTCGCAGCAAGAAGAGGAACTGCAGCCTCTCTCTACTCAGATTGCGGTaccaacttccaaggagcaGACGCACAATTGA
- the LOC123989000 gene encoding uncharacterized protein LOC123989000 translates to MPKSRDTSPASHDSSARSSKADEETTTAPPLLEVPEETTQSSQTTRPRSPARLSSELQVRAKMQEERLDTMLSIVEDLQASTAKEPLTIIASEVEITKTTLMEMHLMFHQEHQALSRLWPVSQLDHGYYKTKVASQEEKVVLTARKLIAQLEHRLAPSTTTQTTTSTQSTSTKRSRLPEIALPKFEGEYNKWQAFKSAFTSVILDRDDLADVDKLHYLKGAVSGNAAHVIAHLPATNEAFQKAWKLLDERFENKRLNVQAYMDRISELKPMKQRRASSLIKMTNIIGETQEALTTFGLNDQHYCFLLSHLVRLLDSDTRERWESSLSTQTDYPTMSQLTTFLLGRARTLEQLERVAEQKQNTQNTQTTSGRPASRDIRLVQQRASVHAAAAAQSTTTTTTSSARPRTSALYPCALCAKDHFLTSCPAFRDKTVDERISVVKAQQLCVNCLGHHNLRSCRTAQRCKLCNEQHHTALHGGNLIRVLVPFPQTSQPATASTSSQPTAKASQTTQTQSAQH, encoded by the coding sequence ATGCCGAAATCGCGGGACACCTCACCGGCCTCGCACGACAGCTCGGCCCGCTCCAGCAAGGCGGACGAGGAAACGACCACGGCGCCCCCGCTTCTAGAAGTCCCGGAAGAGACGACTCAGTCCTCGCAGACCACACGCCCACGCTCACCAGCACGCCTCTCCTCTGAGCTTCAGGTCCGCGCAAAGATGCAGGAGGAACGCCTGGACACGATGCTGTCCATCGTGGAAGATTTGCAGGCATCGACCGCGAAGGAGCCTCTGACCATCATCGCGTCAGAGGTGGAAATTACTAAAACCACCTTGATGGAGATGCACCTCATGTTCCATCAAGAGCATCAAGCCCTCAGCCGTCTGTGGCCGGTGTCACAGCTCGACCACGGCTATTACAAAACGAAGGTGGCCTCGCAGGAGGAGAAGGTCGTACTGACGGCCCGAAAGCTGATTGCTCAGCTGGAGCATCGACTTGCACCCAGCAcgaccacgcagaccacgaCGTCCACGCAGTCAACCTCGACCAAGCGATCACGCTTGCCGGAAATTGCACTCCCAAAATTCGAAGGGGAGTACAATAAATGGCAGGCCTTCAAGTCGGCGTTTACGTCGGTGATCTTGGACCGCGACGACCTCGCCGACGTTGACAAGCTCCATTATTTGAAAGGAGCGGTATCAGGCAACGCAGCCCACGTTATCGCGCATTTACCCGCTACAAACGAGGCCTTCCAAAAGGCTTGGAAGCTTCTCGATGAGCGGTTCGAAAACAAAAGACTGAATGTGCAGGCCTACATGGACCGAATTTCCGAGCTTAAGCCCATGAAACAGCGGAGGGCTAGCTCGTTGATCAAAATGACCAACATCATCGGGGAAACACAGGAGGCGCTGACCACGTTTGGGCTCAACGACCAGCATTATTGTTTTTTGCTGAGTCATTTGGTGCGATTGCTGGATTCGGACACTCGAGAACGCTGGGAGTCCTCGCTGAGCACCCAAACAGACTATCCGACGATGTCGCAGCTGACAACCTTCTTGTTGGGACGCGCACGAACACTCGAACAGCTGGAGCGGGTGGCAGAACAGAAGCAGAACACGCAGAACACGCAAACCACGTCAGGACGCCCCGCCAGTCGCGACATCCGGCTGGTGCAACAGCGAGCTTCCGTCCACGCAGCCGCCGCAGCGCAGTCCACGACAACGACGACCACGTCCTCTGCACGCCCACGCACCTCAGCGCTCTATCCTTGTGCGCTCTGCGCCAAGGATCACTTCTTGACATCGTGCCCTGCATTCAGGGACAAAACCGTAGATGAGCGGATAAGTGTGGTGAAGGCTCAACAGTTGTGCGTGAACTGTTTGGGCCACCATAATCTGAGAAGCTGCCGTACTGCACAACGGTGCAAGCTCTGCAATGAGCAGCACCACACGGCGTTACATGGTGGCAACCTCATCAGGGTGTTGGTGCCATTCCCGCAGACCTCGCAGCCCgcgaccgcctccacgtctTCGCAGCCCACGGCGAAGGCATCACAGACCACGCAAACACAATCAGCACAACATTGA
- the LOC123988969 gene encoding uncharacterized protein LOC123988969 — MPKSRDTSPASHDSSARSSKADEETTTAPPLLEVPEETTQSSQTTRPRSPARLSSELQVRAKMQEERLDTMLSIVEDLQASTAKEPLTIIASEVEITKTTLMEMHLMFHQEHQALSRLWPVSQLDHGYYKTKVASQEEKVVLTARKLIAQLEHRLAPSTTTQTTTSTQPLAAKRSRLPEIALPKFEGEYNRWQAFKSAFTSVIMERDDLAEVDKLHYLKGAVSGNAAHVIAHLPATNEAFQKAWKLLDERFENKRLNVQSYMDRISDLKPMKQRRASSLIKMTNIIGETQEALTTFGLNDPHSCFLLNHLVRLLDSDTRERWESSLSAQTDYPTMSQLTTFLLGRARTLEQLERVAEQKTPQNTQTTSGRPASRDIRLVQQRASVHAAAATQSTTTTTTSSARPRTSALYPCALCAKDHFLTSCPAFRDKTVDERITVVKAQQLCVNCLGHHNLRSCRTAQRCKLCNEQHHTALHGGNLIRVLVPFPQTSQPATASTSSQPTAKASQTTQTQSAQH; from the coding sequence ATGCCGAAATCGCGGGACACCTCACCGGCCTCGCACGACAGCTCGGCCCGCTCCAGCAAGGCGGACGAGGAAACGACCACGGCGCCCCCTCTTCTAGAAGTCCCGGAAGAGACGACTCAGTCCTCGCAGACCACACGCCCACGCTCGCCAGCACGCCTCTCCTCTGAGCTTCAGGTCCGCGCAAAGATGCAGGAGGAACGCCTGGACACGATGCTGTCCATCGTGGAAGACTTGCAGGCATCAACCGCGAAGGAGCCTCTGACCATCATCGCGTCAGAGGTGGAAATTACGAAAACCACCCTGATGGAGATGCACTTGATGTTCCATCAAGAGCATCAAGCCCTCAGCCGTCTGTGGCCGGTGTCACAGCTTGACCACGGCTATTACAAAACGAAGGTGGCCTCGCAGGAGGAGAAGGTCGTACTGACGGCCCGAAAGCTGATTGCTCAGCTGGAGCATCGACTTGCACCCAGCAcgaccacgcagaccacgaCGTCCACGCAGCCACTTGCAGCCAAAAGATCACGCTTGCCTGAAATTGCACTCCCCAAATTCGAAGGGGAGTACAACAGATGGCAGGCTTTTAAATCTGCCTTCACATCGGTGATAATGGAACGCGACGACCTCGCAGAAGTGGACAAGCTCCACTACCTCAAAGGAGCAGTTTCAGGCAACGCAGCCCACGTCATTGCTCATTTACCCGCTACAAACGAGGCCTTCCAAAAGGCCTGGAAGCTTCTCGATGAGCGGTTTGAGAACAAGCGGCTCAATGTCCAGTCCTACATGGACCGGATCTCTGATTTGAAGCCAATGAAGCAGCGAAGGGCCAGTTCGCTGATCAAGATGACGAACATCATCGGCGAAACGCAAGAGGCTTTGACCACGTTCGGGCTCAATGATCCTCACTCCTGCTTCTTACTGAACCACCTCGTCAGGCTGCTCGATTCAGACACGCGAGAACGCTGGGAGTCTTCCTTGAGCGCTCAGACGGACTATCCGACGATGTCGCAGCTCACGACATTCTTGCTGGGACGAGCCCGAACATTGGAACAGCTGGAGCGGGTGGCCGAACAAAAGACGCCGCAGAACACGCAGACCACGTCAGGACGCCCCGCCAGTCGCGACATCCGGCTGGTGCAACAGCGAGCTTCCGTCCACGCAGCCGCCGCAACGCAGTCCACGACAACGACGACCACGTCCTCTGCACGCCCACGCACCTCAGCGCTCTATCCTTGTGCGCTCTGCGCCAAGGATCATTTCTTGACATCGTGCCCTGCATTCAGGGACAAAACCGTGGATGAGCGGATAACTGTGGTGAAGGCTCAGCAGTTGTGCGTGAACTGTTTGGGCCACCATAATCTGAGAAGCTGCCGTACAGCACAACGGTGTAAGCTCTGCAATGAGCAGCACCACACGGCATTACATGGTGGCAACCTCATCAGGGTGTTGGTGCCATTCCCGCAGACCTCGCAGCCCgcgaccgcctccacgtctTCGCAGCCCACGGCGAAGGCATCACAGACCACGCAAACACAATCAGCACAACATTGA